AGGTCACGGGTGCCAGCACGACGTTCGCAGTCGAGAAGCTCTATTCGATCGTTCGCTCCGAGGCGGCCTTCTTCAACAACGAGCCCCGATTCTCCCAGTTCGCCATCGATCCCTACATGTTCGGTTTCTATTTCCCGAATCCACAGACGGGCAAGCTCGAGGACTGCGGCGGCGGACGCCGTTGCTATCCCGTACGAGCGCAACACTTTGGCGCCGGCGTTAACCCGACCGGCGGGCGCCGCACTGGAAGTTCGTTCAACTACGTGCTGGGACTAGACGTCAACCAGTACATCCGCTGGCTCAATCCGAACCAGACCTTCTTCATCTCCACGCAGTTCTTTTGGAAACACCTGTTCGACGTGGTACCGCGAACCAATTTGCCGGGGCGCATCCCGCTGCAGGGCGAGGTCCTGCCGGTTCCGGCCGCCTTCACGGCGGTCAACAACTTCCAGTTGCGCCAGTTCTACGCCACGGAACCGGACTACATCCACCAGCCAACCGACACGTTTCTGCACACGCTCTTCATCGGCACGGCTTATCGCGGCGGCACGATAAACCCGGGCCTCACCATGTTCTACGACTGGGGCGGGGCGCTGGTGTTCCAACCGCAGGTTGTCCTGACCCGGGACCCGTTCCGCTTCATCATGGACTACAGCATCCTCACGGCGCACACCTTGAAAGGCGGCAGCGGCGTGAGCCTGCTGAGCGACCGATCCAACATTCAGTTCAGACTGGAATACGTGATCTGAACGGGTCGGAAGCGACAGCGCTGGGGAGTTGAGGTAAGGGGTCGCATCGGGAGTCAGACGGAACCCACTATCGCCGATCTGCGGGCGCAACCGCCGGCGCCATCCCTCACCCCGATGCCGGCGACCGCACGGTCACCACCGGCACGGAACTGTGGCGCACCACCTTCTCGGCGACACTGCCGACCAGCAGGTGCGCGAGGCCGGTGCGACCGTGAGTGCCCATGACCACGAGACCGCATTCCAACTCCGTCGCCACGCGATCGATTTCGACGTAGGTGTCCCCGTCGCGCACGTGCTGCACCACCTGCAGGCCGGCGAGGTTAGCGGCGACAAACCCGGTAAGTTGCTCGCGGGCCCGATCGCGAATGAAGGTGACGCGCTCGTTGCGATAGGTCTCGTCGCCGTATGCCTCGACCAGCGGCGACGTGTCCACAACCGTCACTGCGTCGATCGCCGCGCCAAACTGCCGCGCCAGAGCCGCCGCAAACCGAGCCGCCGCGACCGAACACTCCGAGAAGTCGGTCGGAACCAGAATGCGCTTGATCGCTTTCATGACGACGCTGATACAGGGTCGACCACGGCGAGGGCAAGGGCCCGAGACCATCGAGAGCGGTCGCGCGCCCCGGAATCGAAGTAGCGGTGGAGAAAGCTCACGCCCATGCCCCAGCGTAAACGATCCCCATCTGGCCTCCAACGTAGGTCAACCAGATCCAGTCGTTGGCGTTATCGATGCGAGTGCCGCGAATGTCGGTCACGCCAATGATGAAGTCGGAGAGGACGAACGACGCCGCACCCAGAGCGGTGAGCCAGAACACACCGCCCACGCTGACCGCCAGTACAAAAGCGAAAGAGGCCATCACGGCAATCAGCGACCCGTAGAGTAACGCTCCCACGTTGACAGCGACCGCGCGCTCGGGGTTGCGGATCATCGACCACCAGCCGATTACCGTAATCCCTACGTAGACAATCAGCGCGGTAATCAGCGCGTCGCCGCGAAACGTCGCGCCACTCACGCCAATCGCCCGCAAGTAGCCGGTAATGTAGAAAAGATGGCCGATACCGAAAGCGGCCATCCCGCCGACCAGCCGGTTCGGCACCGGCACCAGACGCGCCATAACGAAATCGCCGAGCGAACCGAACACCATGCCCAGCAGGATCCACGAAGCGTACGCGTAGTGGACCGTACCGGGCCCACCGCCGCCGGCGCGCACCAACAGCGCCGCGAGCACCAGCGACAGGCTCAACGTCATACGAATCGGGCGCGCCACCCGACCGTTGGTTCGCACCTCCGGCGCGTCCCGCCAGGGCCCGAAGATTCCAACCGCGAATAAGGTCACTTGTGCCAGCCAGAGGGTGAGGATCATTGGTTGGGTTCCTTTTGGGTCTTGGGGCTTGAACTCCGACAACTCCGGGGGGAAGTCAATGTCACCCCCACGGGAAAAACCGTGTCCGCCGCACCGTCTTAGTCTCACCAAGCACCACTCTGACATCCACTACCTTGCTTGCGGACGGTCGTGCCATACGATTGACAGGCTGGGCCGAGGCTGTCACGCATGACTCGACCCGGCCCCCCTGTGCTACTAGTTCGCGAGTTCGTCTCACGGTGCGAGGAATTTCGGAATGCGGATTTCGGATTGCGGACGACGGATTCATGAGTTCCGCAATCCGCATTCCGCAATCCGCAATGGGTTGCGGGCGAAGCCCGCGCTGAGAGGAGAATGACGACTACCATGACTTACGAAACGCTCACGATCGAAAGCGATGGACCGGTTACGCATGTCTGGCTCAACCGACCCGAGCGCCGCAACGCACTCAACGGCCTCGCCCTCGAGGAAATTGCCGCCGCGTTCAACGCGCTCACCACGCGCTTCGACGCTCAGGTCGTCGTGCTCGGCGGGCGCGGCGCGTCATTCTGTGCGGGCGCCGATCGCAAGGATCCGCCGGCGGCACGAATGGCGCGCGGCTCCGGCGCCGGCCCGCGGGAGCGCCGCCACGCCGCCCAGCTCGGCCGCCGCGCGCTCGAAGCCATCGAGCGCTGCGAGGCAATCACCATCGCCCGCATCCACGGTCACGCCGTCGGCGGCGGCCTGGCTCTCGCCCTCGCCTGCGACCTGCGCATCGCCACCGCAACGGCTGTGTTTCACGTCCCCGAGGTCGACCTCGGCGTTCCGCTGTCCTGGGGGGCCGTGCCGCGCCTCGCGGCTGCCGTCGGCACCGCCCGTGCCAAGGAAATGATCCTGCTCTGCGAACGCTTCGAAGCGGCCGCCGCCGAGCGTTACGGGCTCTTGAATCGCGTCGTCGCCGAAGAGGAGATCGATGCCGTCGTCGGCGACTGGGCGCGACGCCTCGCCGAGAAGCCACCGTGGGCCGTGCACATGACGAAGACGCAGTTCCGCGCCTACGCGCAGGCGGTACCCCTCGGCGACGTCACCGAGGCCGACGGCGATCTGCTCGCCGCCGCAACCTTCGAGGATCCGTCGAGGTTTATGAGCGCCATCAAGCGCTGAGCTTGTAGTCCACAACCACCTTCACCTGGTCGGTGGGGTGCCCGAGCGAGCGAATCGCCGCGGGAAGATCGTCGAGTCCGATCCGATGAGTGACGAACTGGCGGGCGTCGAGGTCGCCGCTCGCCAACGCCGCGAGGGTCTCCTCGACCTCCGCGCGCACGGTACCGATCGGGAAGACGAGATCGACTTCCTTCAAGCACAGCGCCAGCGGCTGGATTTGAATGGCATCGGGCGTGATACCGGCGAGCACAACCACGCCGCCTTGCCCGGCCATCTGAATGGCGTCGGTCATCACGTCGGCGCGCCCGGTCGCCTCCAAGACGATCTCCGGCGGTCCACCCAGCGCTGCGAACACCGCCGCCGGTACGTCAGGCTCGCGAGTAGCGTCGATGACCGCGTCGGCACCAAGGGTGCGGGCACGAGCCGCGCGCGCCGCGACCGGCTCGGTAGCGACGATGCGGGCCGCCCCCAGGCGGCGCGCCCACCAGATCATCGACAGACCGATCTGCCCGGCGCCAAGAATCGCCACGCGCTGCCCGGCACGCAGCCTGCCGCGGCGCACGAAGTGCAGGCCGTTACCCATCGGTTCGGCAATCACGGCACTGGCGCTGGGCAGGCGGGCCGGCACAGGCACGCAGGCATCTGCCGGAATCACCATTGCTTCGCCGTAGCCCCCCCGAAGTTCGCTCATGCCGAGCCCCTCGCCGAGCGGGATTGCACGGTCCCCAACCTGCCAGCCGTCCACGCCCTCGCCCACGGCCTCGACCTCCGCCACAACTTCGTGGCCGAGAATGGTCCCCGGGCTGCAGATCTGAGCGAGGAACTTGTCCGAGCCGCACACGCCACAGGCGTGGACGAGCAAACGCAATTCGCCCCGCCCGGGTACAGGCACGTCGATCTCGCGCAACGCGAACTCGGTGGGTCCGACCAGTACCTGTGCGCGACACCTCATGAGTGACCTCTCCTCCAGGCGCCCGCCGCACCGCACTGAGGCGGACGCGCCAGCGGGTCCGCAGCCGTCAGCCGAGAACCGTGCCGGTGCCGATTCCGGTCTGCAGGACGAACTGGGCGGCAGCGATCTTCACATCCCCCCAGCGCACGCGTTTGATCCTCACGGCGCCGCCGCCGGCACCGACCAGTATACCGTCGTCGGCCCCCCCCCCGAATGCTCCGGGCTCGGGGGTCTCCCCGGGCACGGGACAGGCGTCGTAAAGCCGCAATTTCTGGCCGCGGAACATGGTGAAAGCCCCCGGCTGCGGATCGCAGCCACGGATAAGGTTGTAGACGTCTCGCAGCGGACGGTGCCAGTCGACGAGGGCGTGTTCGTCGCGACAGAGCGGGTCGTAACTATCGAGCGCCTGGTCTTGCACGAGCCGCGGGGCCCTGCCCGCCGCGATCAGCTCGACGGATTCCAGGACAGCGTCGACGCCGAGCGGGAACAGGGTATCGTAATAGAGGGACCCGGCGGTATCGTCCGGACGGATCGGCGCCGGCTTCTGCAATAGCACCGGCCCGGTGTCGATCCCCGGGTCCACCCAGAAGACTGACACGCCGGCCTCGGTTTCTCCCTTGATTATCTGCCAGTTTACCGCGCTGCCGCCTCGGTAACGCGGCAACAGCGAGGGATGGAAGCAGATACTGCCGAGCCGCGGCACTTCGAAGACACTCGGCGGCACGATCTGCGTCACATACGCCAGCACTCCAAGGTCTGCCCGCAGCGGTTCGATCTCGCTGCGCACTTCCGGCCGTTTGAGAGACGCGTGTTGGCGCACAGGGATGCCCAGTCCGCCGGCACGGACCTTGACTGGATCCGGTTTGCCGGCCGGGCCGTCGGGTGGACAGTAAACCGCCAGCACCTCGTGGCCATTCGCCCGCAGTCCGTCCAGAACCCTCTCCGCAAACGCGGCCTGCCCGATCAGCACAATACGCATGAAAGCGCGAAGACCTCCGATGGATGGACGTGTCCCTCATACGGAGGCCTTTCCGGCTTTGCAACCCATACCGAGCGGTGCCCTCCCACGAAGGGGGTGGCTCGCGACGGGTCTCCAACGGCGTTTGACTTACCGCGGCGAAGGCTCTAGCTAAAACATCTTTCGAGAAGTTCGGAGGACCGATGGTCAGGCGCGAGAAGAGCAACTACGTAATTCAGTCTGTCTCCCATGCTCTTGACGTCCTCGAGCAGTTCACAGGAGAGCCGGACGAACTCGGGGTAACCGAGCTCAGCAAGCGTCTCAAGCTGCACAAGAACAATGTCTTTCGCCTGCTAGCAACGCTCGAAGCGCGCGGGTACATCGAACAGAACAAGGTGACCGAGAATTACCGGCTGGGGGTTCGCTGCCTGCGCCTGGGGCAGCGTTTCGTGCAGCAGATGGGCCTGCTGCGCCAGGCGCGTCCGGTCATGCAGCAGGTCGCCAGGACCAGCGGCGAGACGGTGTCCATTGCCGTGTTGCGGGGCGGGGGTGTGGTACCGTTGGACGCCGTTGACGGCGCGCAGGCCGTGCGTCTGGTGTCCCGCATCGGCGACTTCATGCCGCTCCACTGCACGGCGGCTGGCAAGTTGCACCTGGCGTTCGGCGACGAAGAGCTACGGGCCTCGCTGCCCGAATCTCTCCACAAGTACACGGAGCGGACGATCACGGACCACGCCCATCTCGGCAAGCAAGTAGAAAAGATTACCGAGGCGGGATTCGCCGCCGACATGGGTGAGTTCATCGAAGACGTGCGCTCCGTTGCCGTGCCGGTTCGCGATTACACGCGCGCCGTGGTCGGGAGTCTGTCGGTGGCCGGTCCGGCTTACCGTCTGACCGCCGAGCGGATCGACAAGGAAGTCGTTCCGCTGATGCTCAAGGCCGGCCGGGAGCTATCGACTCGCCTCGGGTTCGAAGCCGAATAGAAACTGCAATTGCGGTCGCAGGCAGTGTAGTTCGGGCCCGCCGATCGGCGCGTCGACCCCACCTTGACCGTCTCGAAGACCGCATGGTACCAACTTTCGATTCGCAATATCCCCCCTCAGGAGGCTCGCCGTGAAAATTTTGGTAACGGTCAAACGGGTCCCAGACCCGAACGCGACCATCAAGGTCAAGCCGGACGGCAGCGGTATCGTGACCGACAATCTGAAGTACGTCGTCAACCCCTTCGACGAGATCGCCATCGAAGAAGCCTTGCGAATCAAGGAGAAGGGCGGTGGCGCCGAGGTCGTCCTTGCCAGCATCGGTGCGAAGGAATCGGCCGAGCAACTGCGTACGGGTCTGGCCATGGGTGCAGACCGCGCCATTCTGGTGCTCGCGGACCAGCCACTGGACTCCCTCGGAACCGCGCGCATTTTCGAGAAGCTCGCGAAAGACGAGCAAGCCGATCTGGTGCTAATGGGCAAGCAAGCGATCGACGACGACTGCAATCAGACCGGACAGATGCTGGCCGCACTGCTCGGCTGGCCGCAGGCAACCTTCGCATCGAAGGCCGAGGCCCTCGACTCCGACGCCGAGAAGCAGGGTCTGCCCGGTGTCGTCTTGAGCGGGAAGTCGGCGAAGGTGCTGCGAGAAGTCGACGGAGGGCTGGAGACCCTGGAGATCGGTCTTCCGGCGGTAGTGACCGTCGACCTGCGGCTCAACACGCCCCGTTACGCCTCCTTGCCGGGGATCATGAAGGCACGCAAGAAGGAGCTGAAGGAAGTGCCGGTGGCCAGTCTCGGCCTCGACGTGGCACCCAGGGTCAAGATTCACAAGCTAGCCCCTCCGCCGGCGCGGCAGGCCGGTCGCAAGGTCGCATCGGTGGAAGAGCTGGTGCAGGTCCTTCACACCGAAGCCAAAGTCATCTGAATCGGGAGATACCCATGGCGAAAGTTCTCGTATTCGTCGAACACCACAACAAGAAGTTCAGTAAAGCAGCGCTCGTCGCACTGACCGCGGGCAAGGACCTCGCAGCGAAGACCGGTGGGGATTGTTGCGCAGCGGTCTTCGGCAACGGCGTCGAGGCGCTGGGAGCGGAACTGGCCGAGTACGGCGCCAACAAGGTCTACGCCGTCGAGGACGGGGCGCTCGATCACTACGTCGCCGATGCCCATGCGGCGGCACTGGCGCAGCTCGCAAAGGACAAAGGCATCGACACGATCATTGCCACCGCCACGGCGGTGGGCAAGGATCTGCTTCCTCGCGTAGCAGCGCTGCTGGGCGCCGGCATGGCCAGCGACGTCACGGCGTTTCACGCCGACGGAACGATGGAGCGCCCGATGTGGGCTGGAAACGTCATGGCGACGGTATCGATCGAAGGGCCGATCAAGGTGGTCAGCGTCCGCGCAACGTCATTCGAGGCCCCTGCAAAGAACGGTAAAGGCGAGGTGGAGAAGGTCGCCGTAGCGATCGATGCGGGCGCGAAGGGGATGAAGTTTGCCGGCTTCAGCGAAACGAAGTCGGATCGCCCCGTCCTGACCGAGGCACGCATTGTCGTCTCCGGCGGTCGCGCCTTGAAGTCTGCCGAGAACTTCAAGACGGTGCTAGAACCGCTGGTCGACACCATGGGTGCGGCAATGGGCGCCAGCCGCGCCGCGGTCGATGCGGGCTTCGTGCCGAACGACCTGCAGGTAGGTCAGACCGGCAAGGTTGTCGCGCCACAGCTCTACATCGCGGTGGGCATCTCCGGTGCCATCCAGCATTTGGCCGGGATGAAGGACTCGAAAGTCATCGTCGCCATCAACAAGGACGAAGAGGCCCCCATCTTCCAGGTTGCCGACTACGGCCTTGTTGCCGATCTGTTCAAGGCCGTCCCGGAAATGAAGACCGAAATCGAGAAGTTGAAACACTAACGACGGCGGCGTCTGCGCCGCCGTCGCCGTCGGATCCCCCGGGCTTCGCGGACACGCCCCGCAACTCCAGACCTGAGCCGAGATCGGCAGGGGCGTGTCCGAACACCCCCTGCCGAGGGCCGCGCGCCGTGTGGTCAGCGCATGTTCTCGGCCACCAGCTCCATGACGTCGAGCGCCTGAACCTTCTCTTCCAGGTTCTTGGATTTGATGCCGTCGTCCACCATGGTCATGCAGAAGGGGCAGGCCACGGCGATGACGTCCGGTTTGGTCTCGAGCGCCTGTTCGACACGCTGAAAGTTGACCCGTTTGGTGGGTTCCTCTTCCATCCACATGCGGCCGCCGCCGGCGCCGCAGCACATGCCGAACTTCCGACTGCGCTCCATCTCGCGCA
This genomic window from Candidatus Binatia bacterium contains:
- a CDS encoding electron transfer flavoprotein subunit beta/FixA family protein, whose amino-acid sequence is MKILVTVKRVPDPNATIKVKPDGSGIVTDNLKYVVNPFDEIAIEEALRIKEKGGGAEVVLASIGAKESAEQLRTGLAMGADRAILVLADQPLDSLGTARIFEKLAKDEQADLVLMGKQAIDDDCNQTGQMLAALLGWPQATFASKAEALDSDAEKQGLPGVVLSGKSAKVLREVDGGLETLEIGLPAVVTVDLRLNTPRYASLPGIMKARKKELKEVPVASLGLDVAPRVKIHKLAPPPARQAGRKVASVEELVQVLHTEAKVI
- a CDS encoding methionyl-tRNA formyltransferase, producing the protein MRIVLIGQAAFAERVLDGLRANGHEVLAVYCPPDGPAGKPDPVKVRAGGLGIPVRQHASLKRPEVRSEIEPLRADLGVLAYVTQIVPPSVFEVPRLGSICFHPSLLPRYRGGSAVNWQIIKGETEAGVSVFWVDPGIDTGPVLLQKPAPIRPDDTAGSLYYDTLFPLGVDAVLESVELIAAGRAPRLVQDQALDSYDPLCRDEHALVDWHRPLRDVYNLIRGCDPQPGAFTMFRGQKLRLYDACPVPGETPEPGAFGGGADDGILVGAGGGAVRIKRVRWGDVKIAAAQFVLQTGIGTGTVLG
- a CDS encoding lysoplasmalogenase; translation: MILTLWLAQVTLFAVGIFGPWRDAPEVRTNGRVARPIRMTLSLSLVLAALLVRAGGGGPGTVHYAYASWILLGMVFGSLGDFVMARLVPVPNRLVGGMAAFGIGHLFYITGYLRAIGVSGATFRGDALITALIVYVGITVIGWWSMIRNPERAVAVNVGALLYGSLIAVMASFAFVLAVSVGGVFWLTALGAASFVLSDFIIGVTDIRGTRIDNANDWIWLTYVGGQMGIVYAGAWA
- a CDS encoding electron transfer flavoprotein subunit alpha/FixB family protein, with protein sequence MAKVLVFVEHHNKKFSKAALVALTAGKDLAAKTGGDCCAAVFGNGVEALGAELAEYGANKVYAVEDGALDHYVADAHAAALAQLAKDKGIDTIIATATAVGKDLLPRVAALLGAGMASDVTAFHADGTMERPMWAGNVMATVSIEGPIKVVSVRATSFEAPAKNGKGEVEKVAVAIDAGAKGMKFAGFSETKSDRPVLTEARIVVSGGRALKSAENFKTVLEPLVDTMGAAMGASRAAVDAGFVPNDLQVGQTGKVVAPQLYIAVGISGAIQHLAGMKDSKVIVAINKDEEAPIFQVADYGLVADLFKAVPEMKTEIEKLKH
- a CDS encoding IclR family transcriptional regulator; this encodes MVRREKSNYVIQSVSHALDVLEQFTGEPDELGVTELSKRLKLHKNNVFRLLATLEARGYIEQNKVTENYRLGVRCLRLGQRFVQQMGLLRQARPVMQQVARTSGETVSIAVLRGGGVVPLDAVDGAQAVRLVSRIGDFMPLHCTAAGKLHLAFGDEELRASLPESLHKYTERTITDHAHLGKQVEKITEAGFAADMGEFIEDVRSVAVPVRDYTRAVVGSLSVAGPAYRLTAERIDKEVVPLMLKAGRELSTRLGFEAE
- a CDS encoding zinc-binding dehydrogenase, with the translated sequence MRCRAQVLVGPTEFALREIDVPVPGRGELRLLVHACGVCGSDKFLAQICSPGTILGHEVVAEVEAVGEGVDGWQVGDRAIPLGEGLGMSELRGGYGEAMVIPADACVPVPARLPSASAVIAEPMGNGLHFVRRGRLRAGQRVAILGAGQIGLSMIWWARRLGAARIVATEPVAARAARARTLGADAVIDATREPDVPAAVFAALGGPPEIVLEATGRADVMTDAIQMAGQGGVVVLAGITPDAIQIQPLALCLKEVDLVFPIGTVRAEVEETLAALASGDLDARQFVTHRIGLDDLPAAIRSLGHPTDQVKVVVDYKLSA
- a CDS encoding enoyl-CoA hydratase/isomerase family protein, whose amino-acid sequence is MTTTMTYETLTIESDGPVTHVWLNRPERRNALNGLALEEIAAAFNALTTRFDAQVVVLGGRGASFCAGADRKDPPAARMARGSGAGPRERRHAAQLGRRALEAIERCEAITIARIHGHAVGGGLALALACDLRIATATAVFHVPEVDLGVPLSWGAVPRLAAAVGTARAKEMILLCERFEAAAAERYGLLNRVVAEEEIDAVVGDWARRLAEKPPWAVHMTKTQFRAYAQAVPLGDVTEADGDLLAAATFEDPSRFMSAIKR
- a CDS encoding universal stress protein, which gives rise to MKAIKRILVPTDFSECSVAAARFAAALARQFGAAIDAVTVVDTSPLVEAYGDETYRNERVTFIRDRAREQLTGFVAANLAGLQVVQHVRDGDTYVEIDRVATELECGLVVMGTHGRTGLAHLLVGSVAEKVVRHSSVPVVTVRSPASG